A region of Allocoleopsis franciscana PCC 7113 DNA encodes the following proteins:
- a CDS encoding ABC transporter ATP-binding protein, producing the protein MTHSSRISQTNQRPRENDWRLFLRLVPYARRTGHLLWISMTLLLPLSIASAVQPLIIGQAISLIRSEDQTWSFLKERSLSDGLSLLILLLLLTIVIRLVFVAVQGFLVVKLGQQMTAWIREDLFDHVTALAVRFFDRTPVGRLITRLTSDVEALGDVFSTGAIGIIGDVLSILVIAITMFFLQWQLALMLVLMLVPITGLIIYFQQEYRKANYKAREELSALNSMLQENISGINIVQLFRREQFNAEVFREVNNRYIKEVDKTIFHDSAVSATLEWISFMAIAGVLGLGGWLVLGKTLSFGALSAFVLYAQRLFDPLRRFAEKFTMLQAGFTAVERISDIMNEPIEIRDPVLTGEQGKLGSTFSPASGTGEIRFEHVWFAYKPDEYVLKDLHFTIRPGEKVALVGPTGAGKSSIIRLLCRLYEPTQGRILIDGIDIRDISQAELRRYLGVILQEGFLFAGDVKGNITLGETYPIEQVQAAAEVTNVADFIEQLPQGYDTQLRERGTNLSGGQKQLLAFARAAIRDPSILVLDEATASLDVGTEALIQQALDRVMEKRTAIIIAHRLSTIRNVDRILVLKRGELIESGSHDELLQQNGLYASLYQLQMLGT; encoded by the coding sequence ATGACTCACTCCTCACGGATCTCGCAGACAAATCAGCGCCCTCGCGAGAACGACTGGCGACTGTTTCTGCGACTTGTGCCTTATGCCCGTCGCACGGGACACCTGTTATGGATTTCCATGACGTTATTGCTGCCCTTGTCTATAGCAAGTGCCGTTCAACCCTTAATCATTGGACAGGCTATCTCCTTGATCCGTTCTGAAGATCAAACCTGGTCTTTTCTGAAAGAGCGATCGCTATCCGATGGACTCAGCCTTCTCATCCTTCTACTGCTGTTAACCATCGTGATCCGATTGGTGTTTGTGGCGGTGCAGGGCTTCCTCGTGGTGAAGTTAGGGCAACAGATGACCGCTTGGATACGCGAAGACCTATTTGACCATGTTACCGCCTTGGCCGTGCGATTTTTTGACCGAACTCCCGTCGGGCGGTTAATTACTCGACTCACCAGCGATGTGGAAGCCTTGGGTGATGTATTTTCCACAGGGGCAATTGGCATTATTGGGGATGTCCTCTCCATCCTGGTGATTGCCATCACCATGTTCTTTCTGCAATGGCAACTCGCCTTGATGCTAGTGTTAATGCTGGTACCCATCACGGGGTTAATTATTTACTTCCAGCAGGAATATCGCAAAGCCAACTACAAAGCCAGGGAAGAACTGTCCGCCCTCAACTCGATGCTGCAAGAAAACATCAGTGGCATTAATATTGTGCAACTGTTCCGTCGGGAGCAATTCAATGCGGAAGTGTTTCGTGAAGTGAACAATCGCTACATCAAAGAAGTAGACAAAACTATCTTTCACGATTCAGCGGTTTCGGCAACACTAGAGTGGATTAGCTTTATGGCGATCGCTGGTGTGTTGGGGTTAGGGGGTTGGCTGGTTCTGGGAAAAACGCTGAGTTTTGGGGCTTTGTCAGCCTTTGTTCTGTACGCACAGCGTTTATTTGACCCCTTGCGTCGGTTTGCCGAAAAATTCACCATGCTTCAAGCCGGATTCACGGCAGTTGAGCGCATCAGCGATATCATGAATGAGCCAATTGAAATCCGTGACCCCGTTCTGACAGGGGAACAGGGCAAACTTGGCTCTACTTTCTCCCCCGCCTCTGGCACTGGAGAAATCCGCTTTGAGCATGTCTGGTTTGCCTACAAGCCAGATGAATACGTGCTCAAAGATTTGCACTTCACCATCCGTCCCGGTGAAAAAGTGGCATTAGTAGGGCCGACGGGGGCTGGCAAGAGTTCGATTATCCGTCTTTTGTGCCGCCTCTATGAACCGACACAAGGACGAATTCTGATTGATGGCATCGATATTCGCGACATCTCCCAAGCCGAACTCCGGCGCTATTTGGGTGTCATCTTGCAAGAAGGATTTTTGTTTGCTGGAGATGTCAAGGGGAACATCACCTTAGGAGAAACTTACCCGATTGAGCAAGTTCAAGCGGCGGCTGAAGTGACGAACGTTGCGGATTTCATCGAACAGCTACCCCAAGGCTATGATACCCAACTGCGAGAGCGAGGCACGAATCTCTCTGGAGGACAAAAGCAATTGTTGGCGTTTGCGCGTGCGGCGATTCGTGACCCTAGTATCCTAGTACTGGATGAGGCAACAGCCAGTTTGGATGTGGGTACAGAAGCCCTGATTCAACAAGCCTTGGATCGGGTAATGGAAAAACGCACGGCGATTATTATTGCTCACCGCCTCTCGACGATTCGGAATGTAGACCGAATTCTGGTATTGAAACGGGGAGAATTGATTGAGTCAGGCAGTCACGATGAACTGTTGCAGCAGAATGGACTGTATGCAAGTTTATATCAGTTGCAAATGTTGGGAACCTGA
- a CDS encoding SDR family oxidoreductase, with product MSFANKTIILTGASAGIGRSLALFLAQQGANLVLAARNQAALEETVAACTNQPGTAIAIPTDVTQPEACQHLIEKAIAAFGQIDSLINNAGISMLSRFDEITDLSIFEQVMQVNYLGAVYCTHYALPYLKASRGLVVAISSLCGKTAVPTRTGYVASKHAMQGFFDTLRIELRGTGVDVLVVSPGFVATDIRQRALGANGQPLGRSPRDESKGNMPVDECVRQIVWAMEHRKREHLMTLKGKVTPWVKLIAPGCVDRIAAYTTRRTTSAQK from the coding sequence ATGAGTTTTGCGAACAAAACCATTATTCTTACAGGTGCGTCCGCCGGAATTGGACGATCGCTAGCACTCTTCTTGGCTCAGCAGGGTGCAAATTTAGTTTTAGCTGCCCGTAATCAAGCAGCATTAGAAGAAACCGTTGCTGCCTGCACGAATCAGCCAGGAACTGCGATCGCAATTCCCACTGATGTGACTCAACCTGAAGCCTGTCAGCATTTGATCGAGAAAGCGATCGCAGCATTTGGGCAGATTGATAGTTTGATTAATAACGCCGGAATCTCAATGCTGAGCCGCTTTGATGAGATTACAGACCTATCCATTTTCGAGCAGGTTATGCAGGTTAACTATCTCGGTGCCGTCTACTGCACCCACTACGCCTTACCTTATCTCAAAGCCAGTCGAGGACTTGTGGTGGCTATCTCTTCACTGTGCGGCAAAACGGCCGTACCCACTCGCACCGGTTACGTTGCCAGTAAGCACGCGATGCAAGGGTTCTTCGATACCCTCCGTATTGAGCTACGGGGAACTGGGGTAGATGTGCTGGTTGTCTCACCGGGGTTTGTGGCAACTGACATCCGGCAACGTGCTCTAGGAGCGAATGGGCAACCCTTGGGTCGGAGTCCTCGTGATGAGAGCAAAGGCAATATGCCAGTTGATGAGTGTGTGCGTCAAATTGTCTGGGCGATGGAACACCGCAAACGGGAACACCTAATGACGTTGAAAGGCAAAGTGACACCTTGGGTAAAGTTGATTGCACCTGGGTGCGTTGATCGCATTGCTGCTTATACTACCCGCAGGACAACTTCCGCCCAGAAGTAA
- a CDS encoding dipeptidase codes for MCDTFVALPDATVDRSVIFGKNSDRPAGEIQDVVTFAAQTYSKGQRVQCTYIEIPQVERTYAVILSKPRWMWGAEMGANECGVAIGNEAVWTTVSCQATGLLGMDLVRLGLERGETALAALHVIINLLQQYGQGGNCAEHFSFTYHNSFLIADCQLNKANTGSSIAPFPASKTTNSLRFLQQLKESIDLLK; via the coding sequence ATGTGCGATACCTTTGTTGCCCTGCCGGATGCGACGGTCGATCGCTCAGTGATTTTCGGCAAGAATAGCGATCGCCCTGCGGGTGAGATTCAAGATGTTGTCACATTTGCGGCTCAAACTTACTCCAAGGGACAACGAGTTCAATGCACCTATATTGAAATCCCACAGGTTGAACGCACCTATGCGGTGATTCTCTCCAAACCTCGGTGGATGTGGGGAGCCGAGATGGGTGCCAATGAGTGTGGGGTCGCGATTGGGAATGAAGCCGTCTGGACAACTGTGTCCTGTCAGGCAACTGGATTACTGGGAATGGATTTAGTGAGGCTAGGGTTAGAGCGAGGTGAAACGGCTCTGGCTGCCTTACACGTCATCATTAACCTGTTGCAACAGTACGGGCAAGGTGGAAATTGTGCTGAACATTTTTCCTTCACCTACCACAACTCTTTTTTAATCGCAGATTGTCAACTCAACAAAGCGAACACTGGTTCATCGATCGCCCCTTTCCCTGCCAGCAAAACTACAAACTCATTACGTTTCCTACAACAACTGAAAGAAAGCATCGACCTGTTGAAGTGA
- a CDS encoding SDR family NAD(P)-dependent oxidoreductase, producing MNLPLTDKVAIVTGGSRGIGAAICKKLAAQGARVVVNYSSSPDAANQVVEQIQSNGGTAIALRADVTDSAQILDLFNQTEDRLGTVDILVNNAGTAEYGTLAEITDESFDRQMNLNVRSVFIASREAARRMKAGGRIINIGSSLGEAVPMPNMSIYCATKFAVAGLTRGWARDLGPQNITVNCVEPGPIDTELNPADGPQADFQKQRTALGRYGKPDEVAALVAFIASPEASNITGATLRVDGGWGA from the coding sequence ATGAATTTACCTCTCACAGATAAGGTGGCGATCGTCACAGGCGGATCGCGAGGAATTGGAGCCGCTATCTGTAAAAAACTGGCGGCACAAGGTGCGCGAGTGGTTGTTAACTATTCCAGTAGTCCGGATGCAGCGAATCAGGTCGTTGAGCAGATTCAATCCAATGGAGGCACCGCAATTGCGCTACGGGCTGATGTAACCGATTCAGCGCAAATCCTTGACCTGTTCAACCAAACTGAAGATAGACTGGGCACAGTTGATATTTTGGTTAACAATGCCGGAACAGCAGAGTACGGAACTCTCGCTGAGATTACCGATGAGTCGTTCGATAGGCAGATGAATCTCAACGTTCGGTCTGTATTTATTGCCAGTCGTGAAGCGGCTCGACGCATGAAGGCAGGAGGGCGAATTATCAATATTGGCAGCTCGCTAGGTGAAGCCGTTCCGATGCCTAATATGTCCATTTACTGTGCGACCAAGTTCGCCGTAGCAGGGTTAACACGCGGTTGGGCACGGGATTTGGGGCCACAGAACATTACCGTCAACTGCGTTGAACCTGGGCCAATTGATACTGAACTCAACCCAGCCGATGGGCCTCAAGCTGATTTTCAGAAACAACGAACCGCACTAGGGCGCTATGGCAAACCTGATGAGGTAGCAGCCCTTGTGGCATTTATTGCCTCTCCTGAAGCTAGTAATATTACTGGCGCAACCCTGCGTGTAGATGGGGGTTGGGGCGCTTAG
- a CDS encoding alpha/beta fold hydrolase produces the protein MRADFLPPSVVDIQDKEAIALLQQLQRQVVHVPFEQGTTALAKLSVGIATAYVHHSPDRSASQPNTAPILLLHGFDSSLLEFRRLLPLLTTQHEIWAVDLFGSGFTEYVPTLPVNPQTIRQHLLSVVETWIGQPVMLVGASLGGAVAIDFALHYPNWVRSLVLIDSVGFSGSFPVGQFLPHPVIELGANWLHFRKQAALTAALAFPIIDLTLIDALRCSLLHQEMPGWKAAIASFTQSGGYANLSDRIVQVNHPTLILWGEADDVLGTADATKFEQSISDSQLIWIREAGHVPHFDRPQSVAAHVLTFARCLRH, from the coding sequence ATGAGAGCTGATTTTTTACCGCCCTCAGTTGTTGATATTCAAGACAAAGAAGCGATCGCTCTTCTTCAACAGCTTCAGCGTCAAGTAGTTCATGTTCCCTTCGAGCAGGGCACAACCGCGTTAGCGAAGCTTTCCGTAGGAATCGCAACTGCCTACGTTCACCACTCTCCCGATCGCTCAGCTTCCCAACCTAACACTGCTCCAATTCTGTTATTACATGGATTTGACAGTTCCCTGCTGGAGTTCCGGCGTTTGCTCCCCTTATTAACAACCCAGCACGAAATTTGGGCAGTGGATCTGTTTGGTTCTGGATTTACAGAGTACGTTCCCACCCTGCCAGTCAATCCTCAAACCATCCGGCAGCATCTCCTTAGCGTTGTAGAAACCTGGATTGGGCAACCTGTCATGCTGGTTGGTGCATCGTTAGGGGGTGCAGTAGCAATCGACTTTGCCTTACATTATCCCAACTGGGTGCGATCGCTCGTCTTGATTGACTCTGTTGGCTTTTCTGGCAGCTTTCCGGTTGGGCAATTTCTGCCGCATCCTGTGATTGAATTGGGGGCCAATTGGTTGCACTTCCGCAAACAGGCTGCCCTCACTGCCGCTTTAGCGTTCCCAATAATTGACCTAACGCTAATTGATGCGCTGCGTTGTTCTCTGCTGCATCAGGAGATGCCAGGATGGAAAGCAGCGATCGCTTCCTTCACCCAAAGTGGAGGCTATGCTAATTTGAGCGATCGCATCGTTCAGGTGAACCATCCCACCCTGATTTTGTGGGGAGAAGCCGATGATGTATTAGGAACCGCCGATGCCACCAAGTTTGAACAGTCAATTTCAGACAGTCAACTCATTTGGATTCGAGAAGCAGGTCATGTGCCTCACTTTGATCGGCCTCAATCTGTTGCAGCGCATGTGCTGACATTTGCGCGATGCCTTAGACACTGA
- a CDS encoding XisH family protein yields the protein MAKDVFHQQVKNALIKDGWNITHDPLTIRISEAVKLQIDLAAETTIAAERDSEKIAVEIKSFVGDSDISAFHTALGQYLNYCQALEEQEPDRLVYLAIPSETYQDFFQLPFIQRALQRYQVKLIIYDPKLEEIKQWVS from the coding sequence ATGGCTAAAGATGTTTTCCATCAACAGGTTAAAAATGCCTTAATCAAAGACGGATGGAATATCACCCATGACCCTCTCACAATCCGCATCAGTGAAGCGGTCAAATTACAAATTGACTTGGCGGCTGAAACTACAATCGCAGCAGAACGAGACTCCGAAAAAATTGCTGTTGAAATTAAAAGCTTTGTTGGGGACTCAGACATTAGTGCATTTCATACTGCCTTGGGGCAATATCTTAACTATTGCCAAGCACTTGAAGAGCAAGAACCAGATCGATTGGTTTACTTAGCTATTCCCTCAGAAACCTATCAAGATTTTTTTCAGCTTCCCTTCATCCAACGCGCTCTTCAACGTTACCAAGTCAAGTTGATAATTTATGACCCTAAATTAGAGGAGATTAAGCAATGGGTAAGCTAG
- a CDS encoding XisI protein: MGKLEQYRQFVKQILTEHAQISTTTDTVKAQLIFDNEHDHYQLAYVGWQGDKRVFGPVMHFDIQDGKIWIQYNGTEDSVAERLVEMGVPTSDIVLGFHSSFKRQFTRYAVG; encoded by the coding sequence ATGGGTAAGCTAGAACAATATAGACAATTTGTTAAACAAATTTTGACGGAACACGCCCAAATTTCTACCACTACTGATACGGTAAAAGCACAGCTAATATTTGATAACGAACATGACCATTATCAACTTGCTTATGTGGGTTGGCAAGGAGATAAACGGGTATTTGGTCCTGTGATGCACTTTGATATTCAAGACGGCAAAATTTGGATTCAATATAATGGTACCGAAGACTCTGTTGCCGAAAGGTTAGTTGAAATGGGTGTACCCACTTCAGATATTGTTCTGGGTTTTCATTCCTCTTTTAAACGCCAATTTACTCGTTATGCAGTTGGTTAA
- a CDS encoding XisH family protein, whose protein sequence is MRFALVKDGWEILTEDYTLEYGGDRLYVDIAAEKSIAAEKQGQRILVEVKSFLGRSFINDLEQAVGQYVVCRDVLVETALDFELYLAITQGTYKNYFQRQLAQMIINRNQVQLLIVDAENEVIVEWID, encoded by the coding sequence GTGAGATTTGCATTGGTCAAGGATGGCTGGGAGATTTTAACAGAAGATTATACTTTGGAGTATGGGGGCGATCGCTTATATGTGGATATTGCAGCGGAAAAATCGATTGCAGCAGAAAAACAGGGTCAAAGAATTCTTGTAGAGGTCAAAAGCTTCTTAGGTCGCTCGTTTATTAATGACTTAGAGCAAGCTGTGGGTCAGTATGTTGTTTGTCGAGATGTTTTGGTAGAGACGGCATTAGATTTTGAGCTGTATTTGGCGATTACACAAGGAACCTATAAAAATTATTTTCAACGCCAGTTAGCCCAGATGATTATTAATCGAAACCAAGTTCAATTGTTAATAGTTGATGCAGAAAATGAGGTAATTGTAGAATGGATAGATTAA
- a CDS encoding XisI protein, with translation MDRLKHHRKIIKEVLTEYHQLNEKSGSTTESALAFGEVHEQYLLLLMGWHKDERIKSVIIHIRLKDEKIWIEEDWTEDGVATDLLHKGIAREEIVLAFHPPHVRQYTEFAFA, from the coding sequence ATGGATAGATTAAAGCATCATCGTAAAATCATCAAAGAAGTTTTAACAGAATATCATCAGCTCAATGAAAAATCTGGTTCTACAACTGAAAGTGCTTTAGCCTTTGGTGAGGTACACGAGCAGTACCTTTTGCTGTTGATGGGTTGGCACAAAGATGAGCGGATTAAGAGTGTGATAATTCATATCCGTTTGAAAGATGAAAAAATTTGGATTGAGGAAGACTGGACAGAGGATGGGGTGGCGACAGATTTGTTGCACAAAGGGATTGCACGAGAGGAGATTGTTTTAGCGTTTCATCCACCTCATGTCAGACAATATACTGAATTTGCGTTCGCGTAG